The nucleotide window taaatggccaaaattaagaaatacatTCCGATCAGAATTATGAAAATTGGTAATACATAACATTTTATTCAGACGACTACATTCCGTTGTTGTAAAATAGCAAACTAATTTGTCGACGACAAGTACGTCAGATAAACAATAATTAGACTATTTTCTATCCATTTTAATTGGAATTGGTACCCTTTCTTTGGTTACggttcaaattttaaaaaaaataacaatatttttttgtttgtttattgcattttgatatctttatataaaaatgtttgtccaatatatcttttatctaaatgacataaaaaaaatttttaaaacattcacaaaaaataaaataaaacccgTTTACCTGCACGAGTATTCTTATtagatgttttattagatatttatatcatgcatcaaataacGCCGAAATTTGAACTTTATAAAATCTCTTATGTGCAAGCAAAAGAcctattttattatttaaaaagaaagaaaacccgcaatatcatacaaaataattgagaACTTGTTTCACTCAATATGATATGCTTAATATAAGTTTGGTGTAGCAATCCACCTTACAAAATAACGAGGTCATACAGGTAgctatatttattttcagttgtattgcaatattttgaaatggtttaaaaataattattcaacAGTATGGTTTTATGTAAAGTGATATTGTATGCCGCTGCGAATGGAGATGTATATGCATTAAACGTAATTGGAATGTGAAGTGCTGCATGAAATCAAATCATTTTAGAGGAACACATTGTTATAGAtcatgtttttgaaaaataaagtagtTATCATAGAATATAATTACATTAAATACTCTTTCAATCGTTTCCCTCCGCCGTCCCCTCTGGATTTCTAGGGAGCGAGGAAAAGTCAAATGATACAAGTAGTCAATCGGCAATCTTCGTTGCTCTACGTTGTAACCCAGTAAACATTATACATTAGGCTACATGCAGCAATAAACAAAACGTTatgtagatatacatgtacaaaaaaaaaaaatcttttcaaggaTTTATGTAATAAGGCGGACAACAAAGGCGCCCTATTTCATGTAGGCGGTACTTTGGTCACGGACGGTGTCCTACATAGGTACACACACTAACAATCTGTGTTTGTTGATTCCAAACTAACATAGTTGATGAATTAATAATGGCGATATCTAATAACTCATGCAGAGTAAATTAATTAGGTCCATATTTTAATTACCCTAGTTCCTTTTGACTAATTCAGCTCTCGGACATATTTggtttgttttatttctaaCAATAACAAGTTGTGCTGTCCTTTAAAAAAGGACCACTATACATAGACCACAGCCATGTGTTTATGTTCTAGGTtgaaataaatgtgttttaaaacgGATTTCGCAAATCTTGAAGCGTGCAAATACTTCATTATAAGTCTATAAATGCTAGAGCTGTACTTAAGAAATAAAAGTTCGCATTTTCGTGGATGATGCAGGATAGCCTCCGAGGTTGAGAAATGTTGCTTTGAAATCTAAAAGCCGAgagttttgtattttaaatacTAATTCAAGACCAAGAAGAATATCCTGTATCATCCATGAAAactattatttctttttttgatACGGCTCAGAGATATACTGTCGATCGTTTACCTATACAGATACGAGTTAGGTCACCGTGACGTCATGGCAATTTCCGAAACAACCTTGGCCTATATggtttttgctgacgaaaaaggtGATATGTTAGGGTATAGTACACTAAAGATCGATTTTGAAAAATAGTttaagtatttagtttgatgtggACGGATTATACATAGTTCAAGAAAACTACCTATACGTGAAAGCGTTAAAACTTGTACATGCATAGTCTCgcaaccagacgctctgctTTCTCCGACGAGAATTGCGGAGGCAGCCGAATGTTTGGTTGAACAAGACTAGTCCGTGTGTCgccttgtttgtttacatgtgtatcgatcTAGGAATGCAGAtgattgatttatattgaatgacaaaCATTCTTaagtcatttataaatttgttttgcaacatatatTTATCTGTAACTCTATGATTATAAAGCTTCTGATTATCGGCAAGGGAGATGTGTATCAaattctcataatcagttattataCGTATAttgcagaataatgaccgcagCATTCCTTTAATCTTTGAAATAACCTTAGTAGAATTTCGTATAGAATATACCCACCTACTTAAGAGTTTCACACTCAACTTGAAAGTGAATAAGTACTTTGCACTACAAaagttaaaaaacaaaacaatcaagcatgatattttgaatttcaaagcatattatgatatgaaataataataaacctGGTAGGTCTAGTAATTATATTCAAATCCAGTAACCATTTTCTGGTAGTATCAGTGGCTATAGTTTTTGTCGCTGTAAGAAGCTGGTCACTAGTAGCTGGCTATTAGTAGCAAACTTTACTGGTTACTAGTAACCATCGTTTTTCTGTTGCCAGTTCTAGTAGCTGGATACTAAAAGTAAACTTTTTCGATCTCTTTGAAGATACAtgtcgtatttaaaaaaatatatgcatgaaACCATTATagaaactaacaactcaactttatgacaatcggaatgatttcagcttctctatcgtcaattTTCCATCTCTATGTATCATCATTCCaatattacctgcatatggtgtttatatctctcaactgatttgatatgcaagaacttgttaaaatgttaagtttaaatcgaggcaggctattgacaaacaagttgatggtgcaagagTTTCAACAGACTCGTTCAAAATTAGcatatcgcaaattctattgtcgttatagcgatctagtttgccaatacaacttatcattgggtcagtgctgtctgacgtgttacataccgattattagaccgttcttggcacattgattttgactacggattactccgtttacctgatcaagatatagggctcacagcgggtgtgaccggtcgtcaGAGAATAAGTACTCCTCTTAGGGaccggatcccacctctggtgtgtccaggggtccgtgtttgcccaactatctattttgtattgcttataggagttatgagattgatcactgttcgttatcttcacctttcatcgatcAAAGTCAACACGAGATGGCGAGGGCCCTccacaaaatattgataaaatgtattaagttttttctctctcgaCGTTTTGAATGTTAACAATACTGAACCCTACCAGCCAATAAAAACATTCCTGATAAATCTGTACATAGTTTTGATATAGTTTGTTCTGATAAATCTGTACATagttttgatattgttctgaTAAATCTGTGTATAGTTTTGATGTAGTTTGTTCTGATAAATCTGTACATAGTTTTGATATAGTTTGTCCTGATAAATCTCTACATAGTTTTGATATAGTTTGTCATGGATAAATCTGTACATAGTTTTGATATAGTTAGTTCTGATAAATCTGTACATAGTTTTGATATAGTTTGTTCATTTTTCATAACAACTTGCAAATTTTTGGAAACTATATTACTGATTAAATGCGTTATCaaatttcatgaatgaaaatatatcagGTGACTAAACCGCGATGATTGATATCATAAATATGTAAGAAGttattgaatacattttaaaagtatGTGGTGCTTTTAAAGCTGTATAATccaatatttctacaaattttattaagataattatttacattttgaatgaaaaatcacataTCATACTTTTGAATATACAATCTGGTATTTTGAGGCTGTTGAAATCTTTTTATCTtgataatcaatattttgttttactttaaaaaatatccattttttcCACAATGTTTGCACTCGTGTGTCACATGATCACCATTTACGTAGTACATAAAAGTGATTACAGCTGATAATATAAATAAGCGTACAATGTAGTATTCAAGGCACATATTTACTTTTTTCTGTTGGCAGCTTTGACCATCTTAACTGTGATTCGCTCTTCATGAACTTCCATAACATTGATCACTGTCAACTCCATTCCTTAAATGAATACAAGCACACACCTTGAGCATGCGTTGGTGGTGTTTCACCACAGGGTAGTGAAATGCGTCTAGTGTGGCGGAGATCAAAATTGTAGATCTACTGCTGCCGCTGGCTAGCCTACTTGTAGGTGAAAGGGTGAGTAAAATGCATAAATCTTACCTTGCCAGTACAAAGCCTCTACACTACCAAGACTCATACAGTGCCTCCTCGTGGCAATGCATGGATACTGCGGTCTAACAATCACAGGCTGAACTGTATGGGATCTCGGAGTACCAAGGACCTCAGAGGTGCAGTGTGTAGGCCCATCGGCGTATGGACATGCCCTTACACTCACCAACCTTGGCCCAGCTATGGGTTAAATAGCTCTACTGCCTTGTAGATGGCTTGGGAAAGTTAAAGGCTATGGGAGAAAACCCAGACAGAAAATCCGGGTAGAAGGAACTCGTAAGCATTAGCAGTGCAATCATCTATGGGAAGGACAACCCAGAAAGAAAACCCAGTCCACCGGAGTAGAGGTTTGGCGTCGGGCCAACTACCCTACCCAGTAAAAAAACCTCTATGTTACAGAAACTGAAACAAGTGAAATAGCAAATAACTCTGTCCCTGAAGATTCCAGCCAGAATACAGGCGGTATGACATCTCCCAGGAGAATGATTAAGAGTCTTTTAGGGCCAAAAGAAAAACTTTGTGTTGGAGCATGGAATGTTCGCACAATGTTTGAAACATCAAAGACAGCGCAGGTTGCCGATGAAATGCAGATATGTGGACTTGACATTCTAGGAGTGAGTGAATGTCTTTGGTTAAAATCAGGAAAGATGAGAGTGAACAGTGGCCATACCATCTTATATTCAGGACATGATGACAAACATCAAAGTGGAGTGGGAATAATGATAAGCAAAGAAAAGATCAAAACACTACTTGAGTGGGAGCCAATCAATGACCGTTTAATTAGAGCACGTTTCAACTCCAAGTACTGTAAACTTACAATCATACAGTGCTATGCACCAACGAATGATGCGGAAGAAGAAATTAAAGATGACTTCTACGAACAACTTCAGATGGTCGTATCTAAGGTTCCTCAGCACGACATGCTGTTGATGATGGGCGATCTGAATGCAAAAGTGGGTGCTGACAACACTGACTGCGAAAGATCAATGGGCAAACATGGTTGTGGAATACGCAATGATAATGGAGAACGCCTTATTGACTTCTGCCTTAACAACAATCTGGTGATAGGGGGGACCATATTCCCCCACAAGGATATACATAAGTTAACTTGGAAATCTCCAGATGGTAGAACAACAAACCAGATCGACCAtatgataataaacaataagTGGCGTAGATCATTATATGATGTTAAAGTATACAGAGGTGCGGATGTCAACGGTGACCACTACCTGTTGAAAGCTACTATCAAACTGAAACTACGCA belongs to Ostrea edulis chromosome 7, xbOstEdul1.1, whole genome shotgun sequence and includes:
- the LOC125656615 gene encoding craniofacial development protein 2-like translates to MTSPRRMIKSLLGPKEKLCVGAWNVRTMFETSKTAQVADEMQICGLDILGVSECLWLKSGKMRVNSGHTILYSGHDDKHQSGVGIMISKEKIKTLLEWEPINDRLIRARFNSKYCKLTIIQCYAPTNDAEEEIKDDFYEQLQMVVSKVPQHDMLLMMGDLNAKVGADNTDCERSMGKHGCGIRNDNGERLIDFCLNNNLVIGGTIFPHKDIHKLTWKSPDGRTTNQIDHMIINNKWRRSLYDVKVYRGADVNGDHYLLKATIKLKLRRNHQQ